The sequence below is a genomic window from Patescibacteria group bacterium.
AGCTGTTCTATGCTAGAAGACAAATGAATAATAGCGTAACATGCTGCTGATTGCATTTTGCACCTCCCCAATTTCCAAAGTTATAGTTAAAAAAGATCCAACAAAACACTAACAAAATTACTATAAATAGTCAAGTTTAATGAACTTATTTAAATATCCCAGATGTCTTCAAAGCAAAAACAACTTCTCCAACAATATTCTCCTCCGATACTCTATATTCATCCACAAAAGTTGAATTATCACCTTTTGTTATAAAATATCCGAATTCTTTCCCCATCACCCTATGAACAATAATCACTGACCTCGTTGGGTCATAAAAAGCAATAATCTTATTCTTGTAGTCACTAATATTGTTATTTTTAACTAAAACAATGTCATTTTTATAAATAACCGGATTCATTGAATCAGATACTATTAAATAAAAAAACTGATAATTATTGAAAATTACAGGAATTAACAAAATAAATATTATCAATATTTCTAAAATAATTATTTTTGTTTTTAGATTCTTTTTCATTTCACTTTTATTAGTTCGTATGGAATATTTAGCTCATCAAGATAAAGTAAAAAGCCTTGAATTAATTCCTTGTAAGTTTCGCTTGAATAATATATCTCAATTTTTTCAGACTGATACTGTTTAATTAATTTATCAATAACTTGAGTTTCTGCCTCACTATTACAAAAAGGTCTGTGACTAATTTGAGAATTATTATAGATATCTTTGTTTATTTCGGCTGGCCAATTTTTTAGACAAAAATTACCTGGTATCAA
It includes:
- a CDS encoding signal peptidase I codes for the protein MKKNLKTKIIILEILIIFILLIPVIFNNYQFFYLIVSDSMNPVIYKNDIVLVKNNNISDYKNKIIAFYDPTRSVIIVHRVMGKEFGYFITKGDNSTFVDEYRVSEENIVGEVVFALKTSGIFK